In Equus quagga isolate Etosha38 chromosome 14, UCLA_HA_Equagga_1.0, whole genome shotgun sequence, one DNA window encodes the following:
- the LOC124225703 gene encoding basic salivary proline-rich protein 4-like: protein MRTTPGNAHTYLVSASPTLAPGPADLGEASRLESLQGGPTSAPPPGGRQVHRPGPRLAGREGTPGSGEDPASGGPGPAGRAEGAVRERGGPAPVSMATPARGGGAPGSEHRVPSANSSLAPARSYFEPPPPPPPPRRCSRGAGAGQGPLRTLGPAAGCCTAGRDLEPPATLTARSQRPLVSAGRARRSGRGRDEGQGAGKRKWVSPAAPRPRPPRTGRGLRTMRVPANPRARRPSAREGA, encoded by the exons ATGCGCACCACACCTGGCAACGCGCACACATATCTGGTCTCCGCTTCCCCCACCCTGGCTCCGGGCCCCGCGGATCTGGGCGAGGCGAGCCGGCTGGAGTCTCTGCAGGGCGGTCCCACTTCCGCGCCCCCGCCGGGCGGCCGCCAGGTGCACCGTCCCGGCCCCCGCCTGGCCGGCCGGGAGGGGACG CCGGGGTCGGGAGAGGACCCGGCGTCCGGCGGGCCCGGCCCCGCGGGGAGGGCGGAGGGGGCGGTGCGGGAGCGAGGCGGCCCCGCCCCCGTCTCCATGGCGACGCCGGCGCGGGGGGGCGGGGCGCCCG GCAGCGAGCACCGCGTCCCGTCCGCAAATAGCAGCCTCGCCCCCGCCCGCAGCTATTTTGAGCCCCCGCCTCCCCCGCCACCTCCGCGGCGCTGCAGCAGAGGCGCGGGGGCGGGCCAGGGACCCCTCCGCACGCTGGGGCCCGCGGCCGGCTGCTGCACCGCGGGGCGGGATCTGGAGCCCCCGGCCACGCTGACAGCGAGGTCGCAGCGCCCCCTCGTGTCGGCGGGGAGAGCGCGGCGCAGCGGCCGCGGCCGGGACGAAG GCCAAGGGGCGGGCAAGCGGAAGTGGGTCAGCCCCGCCGCGCCTCGGCCACGCCCCCCGCGCACGGGCCGGGGTCTGCGGACCATGCGCGTCCCCGCCAATCCCCGTGCCCGGCGCCCAAGCGCGAGGGAGGGGGCGTGA